From a single Poecilia reticulata strain Guanapo linkage group LG2, Guppy_female_1.0+MT, whole genome shotgun sequence genomic region:
- the LOC103461059 gene encoding LIM and senescent cell antigen-like-containing domain protein 1 isoform X4, with product MKSLRLKELSNSDLYRRRQERPDSYGGLARDSLSNMANALANAMCERCKSRFAPAEKIVNSNGELYHEQCFVCAQCFQQFPEGLFYEFEGRKYCEHDFQMLFAPCCHQCGEFIIGRVIKAMNNSWHPECFCCDLCQAVLADVGFVKNAGRHLCRPCHNKEKARGLGKYVCQKCHAIIDEQPLLFKNDPYHPDHFNCNNCGKELTADARELKGELYCLPCHDKMGVPICGACRRPIEGRVVNAMGKQWHVEHFVCAKCEKPFLGHRHYERKGLAYCETHYNQLFGDVCYHCNRVIEGDVVSALNKAWCVNCFACSTCNTKLTLKDKFVEVDLKPVCKHCFERLPDDLRRRLAKRERDSKEKKKKPLIPMCL from the exons CAACATGGCCAACGCCCTGGCCAACGCCATGTGTGAGCGCTGCAAGAGCCGCTTCGCACCGGCGGAAAAGATAGTGAACAGCAACGGGGAGCTTTACCATGAGCAGTGCTTCGTCTGTGCTCAGTGTTTCCAGCAGTTCCCGGAGGGACTCTTCTATGAG TTTGAAGGCAGGAAGTACTGCGAACATGACTTCCAGATGCTGTTCGCTCCTTGTTGCCATCAGTGTG GTGAGTTCATCATTGGCCGAGTGATCAAGGCGATGAACAACAGCTGGCACCCCGAGTGTTTCTGCTGTGACCTTTGCCAGGCGGTTCTCGCAGATGTTGGATTTGTTAAAAACGCTGGACG ACATCTGTGTCGCCCCTGTCACAACAAGGAGAAAGCCCGTGGACTGGGAAAATATGTCTGTCAGAAGTGTCACGCCATCATTGACGAGCAGCCGCTGCTTTTCAAGAACGACCCCTATCACCCGGATCACTTCAACTGCAACAACTGCGG TAAGGAGCTGACAGCGGATGCCAGGGAGCTGAAAGGCGAGCTCTACTGTCTGCCCTGCCATGACAAGATGGGCGTCCCAATCTGCGGGGCCTGCAGGAGACCCATCGAGGGCCGCGTGGTCAACGCCATGGGCAAGCAGTGGCACGTCGAg CATTTTGTGTGTGCTAAGTGTGAGAAACCCTTCCTGGGCCACCGTCACTACGAGCGCAAGGGACTGGCTTACTGTGAGACCCACTACAACCAG CTGTTCGGAGACGTTTGCTACCACTGCAATCGTGTCATCGAGGGAGACG TGGTGTCTGCCCTCAACAAGGCCTGGTGTGTCAACTGCTTCGCCTGCTCTACCTGCAACACCAAGCTCACTCTCAA GGATAAATTTGTTGAGGTGGATCTGAAGCCTGTGTGCAAACACTGCTTCGAAAGACTCCCAGACGATTTGAGACGTCGGCTGGCCAAGCGTGAGCGTGActcaaaagagaagaagaagaaaccgcTGATACCCATGTGTCTTTGA
- the LOC103461059 gene encoding LIM and senescent cell antigen-like-containing domain protein 1 isoform X5 translates to MLGLTEMTNGNMANALANAMCERCKSRFAPAEKIVNSNGELYHEQCFVCAQCFQQFPEGLFYEFEGRKYCEHDFQMLFAPCCHQCGEFIIGRVIKAMNNSWHPECFCCDLCQAVLADVGFVKNAGRHLCRPCHNKEKARGLGKYVCQKCHAIIDEQPLLFKNDPYHPDHFNCNNCGKELTADARELKGELYCLPCHDKMGVPICGACRRPIEGRVVNAMGKQWHVEHFVCAKCEKPFLGHRHYERKGLAYCETHYNQLFGDVCYHCNRVIEGDVVSALNKAWCVNCFACSTCNTKLTLKDKFVEVDLKPVCKHCFERLPDDLRRRLAKRERDSKEKKKKPLIPMCL, encoded by the exons CAACATGGCCAACGCCCTGGCCAACGCCATGTGTGAGCGCTGCAAGAGCCGCTTCGCACCGGCGGAAAAGATAGTGAACAGCAACGGGGAGCTTTACCATGAGCAGTGCTTCGTCTGTGCTCAGTGTTTCCAGCAGTTCCCGGAGGGACTCTTCTATGAG TTTGAAGGCAGGAAGTACTGCGAACATGACTTCCAGATGCTGTTCGCTCCTTGTTGCCATCAGTGTG GTGAGTTCATCATTGGCCGAGTGATCAAGGCGATGAACAACAGCTGGCACCCCGAGTGTTTCTGCTGTGACCTTTGCCAGGCGGTTCTCGCAGATGTTGGATTTGTTAAAAACGCTGGACG ACATCTGTGTCGCCCCTGTCACAACAAGGAGAAAGCCCGTGGACTGGGAAAATATGTCTGTCAGAAGTGTCACGCCATCATTGACGAGCAGCCGCTGCTTTTCAAGAACGACCCCTATCACCCGGATCACTTCAACTGCAACAACTGCGG TAAGGAGCTGACAGCGGATGCCAGGGAGCTGAAAGGCGAGCTCTACTGTCTGCCCTGCCATGACAAGATGGGCGTCCCAATCTGCGGGGCCTGCAGGAGACCCATCGAGGGCCGCGTGGTCAACGCCATGGGCAAGCAGTGGCACGTCGAg CATTTTGTGTGTGCTAAGTGTGAGAAACCCTTCCTGGGCCACCGTCACTACGAGCGCAAGGGACTGGCTTACTGTGAGACCCACTACAACCAG CTGTTCGGAGACGTTTGCTACCACTGCAATCGTGTCATCGAGGGAGACG TGGTGTCTGCCCTCAACAAGGCCTGGTGTGTCAACTGCTTCGCCTGCTCTACCTGCAACACCAAGCTCACTCTCAA GGATAAATTTGTTGAGGTGGATCTGAAGCCTGTGTGCAAACACTGCTTCGAAAGACTCCCAGACGATTTGAGACGTCGGCTGGCCAAGCGTGAGCGTGActcaaaagagaagaagaagaaaccgcTGATACCCATGTGTCTTTGA